The genomic region TTGAAATATAATTCTTCTGGTGAACCATCCTGTTCAACTTTCCCCATGTTCATCACGATAATTCTATCGGACATGGTGAGGGCCTCATCCTGATCATGCGTAACAAAGCAGAAAGTCTTGTTGGTCTGACGCTGTATGGATTTCAATTCACGTTGAACCTGGCCTCGTAGCTTGGCATCCAATGCTGCCAAAGGTTCATCCAGCAGCAGTAATGCTGGTTCTGGAGCTAGAGCTCGAGCCAGCGCAACTCTTTGTCGCTGACCACCAGACAATTGGCCTGGATAGCGATCTCCATAATCTTTCAACTCCAAAAATGACATGATCTCGTCCAGTTGCTGTTTAATCGCCACCTTGCCCATGCCTTTCAACTCCAAAGAAAAGGAAATATTTTGTCGGACAGTCATATGAGGAAACAAGGCATAATCCTGAAAAACCATGTTCACATGGCGTCTTTCAGGAGGTTGATGAGTAACATCTTTACCATCGAGGATGACTCTGCCCGTATCTGGTCGCTCAAACCCACCTAAAATTCGAAGAGTGGTTGATTTTCCACAACCCGAGGGTCCCAAGAAAGTTACGAATTCCCCCTCCTTAATCCCCAGCGACAAGTGTTCTAAGGCAATTGCACTACCAAACCGCTTTGATACTCCATCCATTTTCACAAGTGACTGAGAGGTCATGTTGAGCCTTTTTTCGCCTTGCGAGTAAAC from SAR324 cluster bacterium harbors:
- a CDS encoding ABC transporter ATP-binding protein, which encodes MTSQSLVKMDGVSKRFGSAIALEHLSLGIKEGEFVTFLGPSGCGKSTTLRILGGFERPDTGRVILDGKDVTHQPPERRHVNMVFQDYALFPHMTVRQNISFSLELKGMGKVAIKQQLDEIMSFLELKDYGDRYPGQLSGGQRQRVALARALAPEPALLLLDEPLAALDAKLRGQVQRELKSIQRQTNKTFCFVTHDQDEALTMSDRIIVMNMGKVEQDGSPEELYFKPASRFVADFIGETNFLIGRLLSQENGLVKMEWFGHTFQGYSTGNRTTNESQITASVRLERLEFHQRCPDRVNQVRGKLVNRIFLGSRMLVELHVEGTPNEKLRAFVDPDLGNSIGENLIWATWKPESMAILRD